CGCCAGCGGCGTCTTGCGCCGCGGCGGTGGGTGCAGGCGGTCCAGTTCGGCGAGGGTCGCGGCATCGAGCTTCAGTTCGGCGGCGGCGAGGTTTTCTTGCAGATGCGCGCTGCGCACCGCCTTCGGAATCGCGACGACACCTGGCCGCGCGATCACCGCGGCCAATGCGAGTTGCGCGGCGGTCACGCCAAGGCGCTCGGCCAATTCTCCGAGTGCATCGTCGCCCGCCAGTGCGCCCTGGTCGATCGGGCTGTAGGCCATCAGCGGCATGCCGCGTTCGCGCAGCCACGGCAGCAGGCTGAACTCGGGGCCGCGCTCGCCGAGCGACATGTACACCTGGTTCGCCGCGCAGCCCGGACCACTGCCGATGACGCCCTCCAGTTCTTCCATGTCATCGGTATCGAAGTTGCTCACGCCCCAGTGCGCGATGCGTCCACCGGCCACCAATGCGTGCATCGCTTCAACCGTCTCGCTCAACGGATGGCTGCCGCGCCAGTGCAGCAGGTACAGGTCGATGGCATCGAGCCCCAGCCGCTTCAGGCTGCGCTCGCAGGCCTCGCGCGTGCCGCGGCGGCTCGCGTTGTGCGGGTAGACCTTGCTCACGATGAAGAGATCTTCGCGCCGTACGTCGCCCGCGCGCAGCGCTTCGCCGATGGCCTGCCCGAGCACGGTCTCGGCGCCGCCTTCGCCGTACATCTCGGCGGTGTCGATGAGCCGGTAGCCCATCACGATGGCTTCGCGCACCGCGGCGACTTCGGCCGCGCGACGAGAGGCCACCTCGCCCATGCGCCAAGTGCCGAGACCGAGGACCGGCATCTCGCCGCCGGTGGGGAGTGGAAGTGTTCGCATGCGGACAATGGTACGAGAGTGATTCGAGAGAACGGCATGCATGCCCGCGGCTCGGAAGGGGTGACTTTCGACACTGGCGGGCCGACCACCGGCCTCCTAGAGTCCCCGCGGAAACCTTCACGCCACTCCGAATGAATCACGCTGCGCCGGAACCTGTAGTCACCGCTTTCGACGTGGTCGAACTCTTCGTGGGCGACGACGACGGCATGCTGTGGCTCACGCTCGGCTTTGCCTCGCTGGGCGAACCGCTGGACGTGCTGCACATCGTCTGCGGAAAGATGCCCACTGGCATCCTGGAGGAAGACGCGCTGTACCTGGAGCGAACGAGCCAGGACCTGGCCTGCAGCGGGGAAGTGCTGGCGCTTGCGGTGCAGGGCGACGGCCTCGCGCTCGCTCTCACGCCCGAAGGCGCCGGCGCGCTCGAACTGCCCGAGTGCGTGCGCTTCACTTTCAAGGCGCAGCCGGTGCTCTTCACGCAGGCAGTCGAAAAGCTCGCGCAGATGGCGGCGCTCGGACACGCCTGCATCGCGACGAACGGCGGCCCGTGAGCGGCAAGCAAACCGCGGCGTGATACGAGTAACTGACTAGCGCCGCGCGCGACGCATGTCACTGCTTCAAGGCCGACCCGATATCGGCGGCCACCTGACGCGAATTCATGATGAGGGTATGGATGGTCGGCAGCAGTTGCACCGGAATCGATCCCAGCCGGACCTCCTTCACCGAGACGACGCCGTCGTTCGGCTCGTTGCCAAATGGCATCCACTTTCCACGTGGCCCCTTGATGCCGGCGTACACGCGCAGGGGAATGTCGGGCACGGGCAAGGCGTCCATGAAGTCCCGGCTAGCGAGCAGTTGGCCCATTTCGCCGGTCAGCACTCGAAACAACCACCGCCTCGACAGCTTGATCGCCAGGCTGGATGCCGTGCTCGGCGGCGCCAGGAAGACGCCGAGTTCCGGCGCGTGCGACAAGGTTGGCAGGACTGCCCTGGTCAACACGCATCCCAACGAGTGCCCGACGACGATGAAGCGCTCGCCATGCGTCCGTGCAGCGATGAATCCGCGAAGCCGCTCGACGCACGCATCCCAGCCTTCGAGCGCGGCGGAATAGCCGAACAGATGGGTGGTGATTCCCTGGGCACGCAGGCGCCTGGCGAGCAGCAGCATCGAGACGCGCGTCCGACCGAGGCCGTGGATCAGGACGGCATGCATGTCAGCTCGGTGTGATGTGAAGGTCCATGGCGTCGAGCGTACGAGACGTTGAACCCGCCAGGCCAGCGGATCGAAAAAGCATCGGCATCCGATACCACCGAGGTGTGCCGTCCGCTCCTCCCCAAGGCCCGGGAATACCCTCTGCCACCCCCGAATCCTTCTTGCCTACATTTCTTGTATGCAAGAAAAAGCGATCCTTGCATGCAACCCTTGACAAGACATAAAGACAGGAGACTCCATGCCTCGCTTCGCCAAATCGCTTTTCGGTCAGGTGGTCATCGCGCTGGTTCTCGGCGTGGTCGCCGGCCTCTTCTGGCCCGAGTTCGCCGTCAAGCTCAAGCCGCTGGGTGACGGCTTCATCAAGCTGATCAAGATGATCATCCCGGTGCTGGTGTTCTGCGTGGTCGTGCACGGCATCGCGGGCGCGGGCGATCTCAAGCGCGTAGGGCGCGTGGGCGTCAAGGCGCTGATCTACTTCGAGGTGCTCACCACCATCGCGCTGGCCATGGGCCTGGTGCTGGCCTTCGTGTTCCAGCCGGGCGTGGGCATGAACGTCGACCCGGCCAAGCTCGACCCGGCCGCGATGAGCGCCTATGCCTCGAACGCCGACAAGCTCACCAGCGGCGGCACGGTCGAGTTCCTGACGAAGCTGATTCCCACCACGGTGGTCAACGCCTTCGCGACCGGCGACGTGCTGCAGGTGCTGCTGTTCGCGGTGCTGTTCGGCTGCGCGCTCTCGCTGCTGGGCGATCGCGGCAAGCCGGTGGCGGTGGTGGTGGATGCGCTCTCGCTGGTGCTCTTCAAGATCATGGGGATCATCATCAAGCTGGCGCCGCTGGGCGTGCTGGGCGCGATCGCGTTCACGGTGGGGCAGTACGGCATCGGCTCGCTCAAGCAGCTGGGCATGCTGGTCGCGCTCTTCTACGGCGCGGTGCTGATCTTCGTGTTCGTGGTGCTGGGGCTGGTGATGCGCTTCTCGGGCTTCAGCCTCTGGAAGCTGCTGCGGTACCTGCGCGAAGAACTCACCATCGTGTTCGCCACCACTTCGTCGGACAGCGTGCTGCCGCAGATCATGGCCAAGCTGCGCCGCATGGGCATCCGCGATTCGACGGTGGGCCTGGTGATCCCGACGGGCTACTCGTTCAACCTCGACGCGTTCTCGATCTACATCACGCTCGCCGCAGTGTTCATCGCGCAGGCCACCAACACGCCGATCTCGATGGCGGACCTGCTGACGATCCTGGCGATCGCGCTGGTCACCTCCAAGGGCGCGCACGGCGTACCGGGCTCGGCCATCGTGGTGCTGGCCGCGACGCTGCACGCGATTCCGGCGATCCCGGCCATCGGCCTGGTGCTGGTGCTGTCGGTGGACTGGTTCATGGGCATCGCTCGCGCGCTGGGCAACCTGATCGGCAACTGCGTGGCCACGGTGGCGATCGCGGCGTGGGAAGGCGACATCGACCGCGAGCGCGCGCATGCGGTGCTCGACGGCACCTACGCGCCGGACGACGAGCCGCTGGCCGAGGCACCCGTGGTAAACACCGGCACCGCCGCTACCTCTGCTCACTGAAAACAAATGGCCACCGACGTCAGCCCCACCGCCATCGCCGAGCGCGTCGTCGAGGCCATCCTCGCGCAGAAGCTCGCGCCGGGCGAGCGGCTGGGCGAGCAGGCCCTGGCCGAGAACTTTGCGGTGAGCCGCACGATGGTGCGCGAGGCGCTCATGCAGTTGCAGGCGCGCGGCTTCGTCGAGGTGCAGTCGCGTCGCGGCTGGTACGTGGTGGAGCCTTCGGCCGAGGAAGCGCGCGATGCCTTCTCGGCGCGCCGCATCGTCGAGGCCGGCATCCTGGCCGAGAGCGAAGGCCGGCCGCTCGGCAAGGTGATCCGCAAGCTGCGCGACCACATCGCCGACGAGCAGCGCGCCATCGAGGGGGCCGATGCCGCCACGCGCGCCTTCCTGCTGGCGGACTTCCATGTCTGCCTCGCGGAGCAGATGGGGCATCAGCTGCTGGTCGACGTGCTGCGCGATCTCACGGCGCGCACCACGCTGGCCGCCACGCTCTACCAGTCGAAGCACGAGGCCGGCCAGTCGTGCGCGGAGCACGGCGCCATCGTGGCGGCGCTCGAAGAAGGCGACACGGACAAGGCGCGCCGGCTGATGCTGGAACACATCGGCAATGTCGAGCGCGCGCTCGAGGTCGAAGCCACGGCCGAGCCCGATGCGCCGAGCCGCCTGCGCGCCACGCTGGCGCCGGTCGCGCTGCCGCGCGCCAAACGCTGAAGCCGTCCGTGCATTAGTGCCGCGGCGCGCTATCGATGAGATAGCACGCTGCGACGGCCTGGCAACGGCTGCAGGCGAATTTGCCCGCCCCCAGCGCGACCC
This region of Variovorax sp. RKNM96 genomic DNA includes:
- a CDS encoding alpha/beta hydrolase produces the protein MHAVLIHGLGRTRVSMLLLARRLRAQGITTHLFGYSAALEGWDACVERLRGFIAARTHGERFIVVGHSLGCVLTRAVLPTLSHAPELGVFLAPPSTASSLAIKLSRRWLFRVLTGEMGQLLASRDFMDALPVPDIPLRVYAGIKGPRGKWMPFGNEPNDGVVSVKEVRLGSIPVQLLPTIHTLIMNSRQVAADIGSALKQ
- a CDS encoding GntR family transcriptional regulator; the protein is MATDVSPTAIAERVVEAILAQKLAPGERLGEQALAENFAVSRTMVREALMQLQARGFVEVQSRRGWYVVEPSAEEARDAFSARRIVEAGILAESEGRPLGKVIRKLRDHIADEQRAIEGADAATRAFLLADFHVCLAEQMGHQLLVDVLRDLTARTTLAATLYQSKHEAGQSCAEHGAIVAALEEGDTDKARRLMLEHIGNVERALEVEATAEPDAPSRLRATLAPVALPRAKR
- a CDS encoding aldo/keto reductase; the protein is MRTLPLPTGGEMPVLGLGTWRMGEVASRRAAEVAAVREAIVMGYRLIDTAEMYGEGGAETVLGQAIGEALRAGDVRREDLFIVSKVYPHNASRRGTREACERSLKRLGLDAIDLYLLHWRGSHPLSETVEAMHALVAGGRIAHWGVSNFDTDDMEELEGVIGSGPGCAANQVYMSLGERGPEFSLLPWLRERGMPLMAYSPIDQGALAGDDALGELAERLGVTAAQLALAAVIARPGVVAIPKAVRSAHLQENLAAAELKLDAATLAELDRLHPPPRRKTPLAMI
- a CDS encoding C4-dicarboxylate transporter DctA — its product is MPRFAKSLFGQVVIALVLGVVAGLFWPEFAVKLKPLGDGFIKLIKMIIPVLVFCVVVHGIAGAGDLKRVGRVGVKALIYFEVLTTIALAMGLVLAFVFQPGVGMNVDPAKLDPAAMSAYASNADKLTSGGTVEFLTKLIPTTVVNAFATGDVLQVLLFAVLFGCALSLLGDRGKPVAVVVDALSLVLFKIMGIIIKLAPLGVLGAIAFTVGQYGIGSLKQLGMLVALFYGAVLIFVFVVLGLVMRFSGFSLWKLLRYLREELTIVFATTSSDSVLPQIMAKLRRMGIRDSTVGLVIPTGYSFNLDAFSIYITLAAVFIAQATNTPISMADLLTILAIALVTSKGAHGVPGSAIVVLAATLHAIPAIPAIGLVLVLSVDWFMGIARALGNLIGNCVATVAIAAWEGDIDRERAHAVLDGTYAPDDEPLAEAPVVNTGTAATSAH